In Halapricum desulfuricans, a single window of DNA contains:
- the mre11 gene encoding DNA double-strand break repair protein Mre11 yields MTRVIHTGDTHLGYQQYHEPARREDFLSAFRQVIEDAVAEDVDAVVHAGDLFHDRRPGLADIMGTLSVLRTLEDASIPFLAIVGNHETKRDAQWLDLFESLGLATRLGAEPVTIDGTAFYGLDYVPKSQRSSLAYDFEPNDADHAALVAHGLFQPFDHGDWDAEAVLAESPVDFDAMLLGDDHTPKRAEVGDTWLTYCGSTERTSGSERDDRGYNLVTFDEGVDIRRRGLPTREFVFVDVALEAGEGYGRVRDRVLQHDLEDAVVIVTIEGDGEPITPAEVETVALEDGALVARVNDRREIEPDEEVSISFADPDDAVRERIRELGLSPAARDIDETVRASKVADSNVADRVQQRVAGIVEQADPGAFEAAEGEPDAASSDDASDTGSAEVAQSDGDGQATMEEYL; encoded by the coding sequence ATGACGCGGGTGATCCACACGGGCGACACGCACCTGGGGTATCAGCAGTACCACGAACCCGCCCGTCGGGAGGACTTTCTATCGGCGTTCCGGCAGGTGATCGAGGACGCCGTCGCCGAGGACGTCGACGCGGTCGTCCACGCCGGCGACCTGTTTCACGACCGCCGACCGGGACTCGCCGACATCATGGGCACGCTGTCGGTCCTGCGGACGCTCGAGGACGCCTCGATCCCGTTTCTCGCCATCGTGGGCAACCACGAGACCAAGCGCGACGCCCAGTGGCTGGACCTGTTCGAGTCGCTGGGGCTGGCCACTCGGCTGGGAGCCGAGCCGGTGACGATCGACGGGACGGCCTTCTACGGGCTCGATTACGTCCCCAAGTCCCAGCGTTCGTCGCTTGCGTACGACTTCGAGCCCAACGACGCCGACCACGCGGCGCTGGTGGCACACGGGCTCTTCCAGCCGTTCGATCACGGCGACTGGGACGCCGAGGCGGTGCTCGCGGAATCGCCCGTCGACTTCGACGCGATGTTGCTCGGCGACGATCACACCCCCAAACGCGCCGAAGTCGGGGACACGTGGCTGACCTACTGTGGCTCGACCGAACGCACGAGCGGCTCCGAGCGGGACGATCGCGGGTACAATCTCGTCACCTTCGATGAGGGGGTCGACATCCGCCGGCGCGGCCTGCCGACCCGCGAGTTCGTCTTCGTCGACGTCGCACTCGAGGCTGGCGAGGGGTACGGTCGCGTCCGCGATCGCGTCCTGCAACACGACCTTGAGGACGCGGTCGTCATCGTGACGATCGAGGGCGACGGCGAGCCGATCACGCCCGCGGAGGTCGAGACGGTCGCGCTGGAGGACGGGGCGCTGGTCGCTCGCGTCAACGACCGCCGGGAGATCGAGCCGGACGAGGAGGTGTCGATCTCGTTCGCGGACCCGGATGACGCTGTTCGTGAACGGATCCGCGAGCTGGGACTGAGCCCGGCCGCGCGGGACATCGACGAGACCGTCCGCGCGAGCAAGGTCGCCGACTCGAACGTCGCCGATCGCGTCCAGCAGCGCGTCGCCGGGATCGTCGAGCAGGCCGATCCGGGCGCGTTCGAGGCGGCCGAGGGCGAACCCGACGCCGCGTCCTCCGACGACGCATCTGACACCGGATCGGCCGAGGTCGCGCAGTCGGACGGGGACGGACAGGCCACCATGGAGGAATACCTATGA
- the rad50 gene encoding DNA double-strand break repair ATPase Rad50, with protein MKFTRISLENFKCYGDADLRLDPGVTVIHGVNGSGKTSLLEAAFFALYGARALDATLEEVVTTGAEETVVELWFTHAGGEYYLKRRVRATGERPTTAECVLEGPEATYDGARDVGDRVAELLRMDHEAFVNCAYVRQGEVNKLINATPGERQDMIDELLQLGKLEGYRSRASDARVGVGRVRDDKQGALAQLDEQIEAKEDKDLPGTLNELQTELQEVNSEIDRFEEQREAAVETLEEAESVLEEYEQKREELETVESEIEDLEATIAETERERESLQSELGELQSTVEDREATAQSALEESDLDVDADVAAIEERLAELDERDEQLRNEIEEHRLEASEHASEAESARDRVDSLESQAAEKRQRADELEAEIESAESKLDERRERMDELDEQIDELRAQFEDAPVDVGDAQQHREAIADDLDTVRDELTELSAEIDRQREAIEEAEALLAAGKCPECGQDVEGSPHVESLGERREDLEKLKDERGERRQHRDRLQERLERAETLEDAEDEIERLRERRETVEGLLEEQAADIESDRERMTELRESAADLEEEAEQVLEDAEQAEQQAEQARQQVGSINERRTELRERRQRLEAALEALEAIDDAEREIERLRERRSDLAETNGERRERLAEKRERRSELEEAADDSQIEAAKAEKQNATEYIEQVDEQLASLRERRDDLQNRIGGVKQELETLEELRERREELATVLERLESLYEETEQLESMYGQLRAELRRRNVETLERMLNDTFELIYQNASYSRIELDGDYELTIHQKNGDTLDPEQLSGGERALFNLSLRTAIYRLLSEGIEGTAPMPPLVLDEPTVFLDSGHVSQLVALIERMRELGVEQIVVVSHDEELIGAADDLVHVEKDPTSNRSHVERLDSPVLAEAVESD; from the coding sequence ATGAAATTCACGCGCATCTCCCTGGAGAACTTCAAGTGCTACGGCGACGCCGATCTGCGTCTGGATCCGGGCGTGACGGTCATCCACGGCGTCAACGGCAGCGGCAAGACGTCGCTGCTGGAGGCGGCGTTTTTCGCGCTGTACGGGGCCCGGGCGCTCGACGCGACGCTGGAGGAGGTCGTCACGACCGGGGCCGAGGAGACGGTCGTCGAGCTGTGGTTCACTCACGCCGGGGGCGAGTACTACCTCAAGCGCCGCGTCCGGGCGACCGGCGAGCGCCCGACGACCGCCGAGTGCGTGCTGGAGGGGCCGGAGGCGACCTACGACGGTGCCAGAGACGTCGGCGATCGCGTCGCCGAGCTCCTTCGCATGGATCACGAGGCGTTCGTCAATTGCGCGTACGTCCGTCAGGGCGAGGTCAACAAGCTGATCAACGCGACTCCGGGCGAACGTCAGGACATGATCGACGAACTCCTGCAGCTTGGCAAGCTCGAGGGCTACCGCTCGCGGGCCAGCGACGCCCGCGTCGGTGTCGGTCGCGTCCGCGACGACAAGCAGGGTGCGCTCGCACAGCTCGACGAACAGATCGAGGCCAAAGAGGACAAGGACTTGCCCGGGACGCTCAACGAACTCCAGACAGAGCTTCAGGAAGTCAACTCGGAGATCGACCGCTTCGAGGAGCAACGCGAGGCGGCCGTCGAGACCCTCGAAGAGGCCGAATCAGTCCTCGAAGAGTACGAACAGAAGCGTGAGGAACTGGAGACCGTCGAGTCGGAGATCGAAGACCTGGAGGCGACGATCGCCGAGACGGAACGCGAGCGAGAGTCGCTGCAGTCGGAGCTCGGCGAGTTGCAATCGACAGTCGAAGACCGCGAGGCGACGGCGCAGTCGGCCCTTGAGGAGTCGGATCTCGACGTCGACGCGGACGTCGCGGCCATCGAAGAACGACTCGCTGAACTCGACGAACGTGACGAACAGCTCCGGAACGAGATCGAGGAGCATCGACTCGAGGCCAGCGAACACGCCAGCGAGGCCGAAAGCGCACGCGATCGGGTCGACTCGCTGGAGTCACAGGCCGCCGAGAAGCGCCAGCGGGCGGACGAACTCGAAGCGGAAATCGAATCGGCCGAGTCGAAGCTCGACGAGCGGCGCGAGCGGATGGACGAACTCGACGAACAGATCGACGAGCTTCGCGCCCAGTTCGAGGACGCTCCGGTCGATGTCGGGGACGCCCAGCAGCACCGCGAAGCGATCGCCGACGATCTCGATACCGTCCGGGACGAACTGACGGAGCTATCGGCCGAGATCGACCGGCAACGGGAGGCCATCGAGGAAGCCGAGGCGCTGCTTGCGGCGGGCAAGTGTCCGGAGTGTGGTCAGGATGTCGAGGGCTCGCCCCACGTCGAATCGCTCGGCGAGCGCCGCGAGGACCTCGAGAAACTGAAAGACGAGCGTGGCGAACGCCGGCAACACCGCGACCGGCTGCAGGAACGACTCGAGCGGGCGGAGACGCTCGAAGACGCCGAAGACGAGATCGAGCGCCTGCGCGAGCGTCGCGAGACCGTCGAGGGACTGCTCGAGGAGCAGGCCGCCGATATCGAAAGCGACCGCGAGCGGATGACCGAACTCCGGGAGTCCGCAGCCGACCTCGAAGAGGAGGCCGAACAGGTGCTCGAAGACGCCGAGCAGGCCGAGCAACAGGCCGAACAGGCGCGCCAGCAGGTCGGGTCGATCAACGAGCGTCGGACCGAACTGAGAGAGCGGCGACAGCGACTCGAGGCGGCGCTCGAGGCACTTGAGGCGATCGACGACGCCGAACGCGAGATCGAGCGCCTGCGCGAGCGCCGCTCGGACCTCGCCGAGACGAACGGAGAGCGCCGCGAACGGCTCGCCGAGAAACGCGAGCGCCGATCCGAACTCGAAGAGGCGGCCGACGACTCGCAGATCGAGGCCGCAAAGGCGGAGAAACAGAACGCGACGGAGTACATCGAGCAGGTCGACGAGCAGTTAGCGTCGCTCCGGGAGCGTCGTGACGACCTGCAGAACCGGATCGGCGGCGTCAAGCAGGAGCTCGAAACGCTGGAAGAGCTTCGAGAACGGCGCGAGGAACTCGCGACGGTCCTCGAGCGGCTCGAATCGCTGTACGAGGAGACCGAACAGCTGGAATCGATGTACGGACAGCTCCGGGCGGAACTGCGCCGGCGCAACGTCGAGACCCTCGAACGGATGCTCAACGACACCTTCGAGTTGATCTATCAGAACGCCTCTTACTCGCGCATCGAGCTGGACGGCGACTACGAGCTGACGATCCACCAGAAGAACGGCGACACGCTCGATCCCGAACAGCTGTCGGGCGGCGAGCGGGCGCTGTTCAACCTCTCGCTGCGGACCGCGATTTACCGCCTGCTGTCGGAGGGTATCGAGGGGACGGCCCCGATGCCGCCGCTGGTGCTCGACGAGCCGACCGTCTTCCTCGATTCGGGACACGTCTCACAGCTCGTGGCACTGATCGAGCGGATGCGCGAGCTGGGCGTCGAGCAGATCGTCGTGGTCAGTCACGACGAGGAGCTGATCGGCGCGGCCGACGATCTCGTCCACGTCGAGAAAGACCCCACGAGCAACCGCTCGCACGTCGAGCGACTCGACTCGCCGGTCCTGGCGGAAGCCGTCGAGTCGGACTAG
- a CDS encoding DUF7346 family protein has protein sequence MQLVSDGETYGILQRSGDEECRIRALPEGTMTTRPCSELSAVDPSEFADWLGVTAGDSGSRDRAERALALVLELAVGGPASARQLLDRFDACESELNGTASELRAAGLIVPTTVYGQRGYRTTDAAQDAIAADGTPVPSDLD, from the coding sequence ATGCAGCTGGTCAGTGACGGGGAGACCTACGGGATCCTCCAGCGTTCGGGCGACGAGGAATGTCGGATCAGAGCGCTGCCGGAGGGAACGATGACGACCCGACCGTGTTCGGAACTGTCGGCGGTGGATCCGAGCGAATTCGCCGACTGGCTTGGCGTCACTGCTGGCGATTCCGGTTCGCGGGACCGCGCCGAACGGGCGCTCGCACTCGTGCTCGAACTGGCAGTCGGCGGTCCCGCCTCGGCGCGGCAGTTGCTCGATCGGTTCGACGCCTGTGAGAGCGAACTCAACGGGACCGCGAGTGAACTCCGGGCGGCCGGGTTGATCGTGCCGACGACCGTCTACGGCCAGCGGGGCTACCGGACGACCGACGCGGCACAGGACGCGATCGCGGCGGACGGTACGCCGGTTCCGTCCGATCTCGACTAG
- a CDS encoding phosphoadenosine phosphosulfate reductase family protein codes for MSKQAEFPEYLDVDYADGEGEDPEDYRSIEDKIEKAIEVTREGLQQYENPVVMWTGGKDSTLTLYFVKEVADRFDLEVPPVVFIDHYQHFDELIDFVEHWADEWDLEVIWARNTDVGDYVDEHGLEPGDDIPIDALSEHNQHHVRNLLEYEEETFPFLLDTYVGNHLLKTVALNDTLEAHDVDAVLSGVRWDEQEARADETFFSPRHDPDIYPPHDRVQPILQFTEADVWETFWNFVVPDTVEAFPEDGYVPQGQDDLPDGVGKEDVPVSPKYFAGFRSLGSEVSTDKAAEEPAWLQDMANTTERAGRAQDKEDLMERLRDLGYM; via the coding sequence ATGTCGAAGCAAGCCGAGTTCCCCGAGTATCTCGACGTCGATTACGCCGACGGCGAGGGGGAAGACCCCGAGGACTACAGGAGTATCGAGGACAAGATCGAGAAGGCGATTGAGGTCACCCGCGAGGGACTCCAGCAGTACGAGAATCCGGTCGTCATGTGGACCGGCGGCAAGGACTCGACGCTGACGCTGTACTTCGTCAAGGAGGTCGCCGACCGGTTCGATCTGGAGGTGCCGCCGGTCGTCTTTATCGACCACTACCAGCACTTCGACGAACTCATCGACTTCGTCGAGCACTGGGCCGACGAGTGGGACCTGGAGGTCATCTGGGCGCGAAACACCGATGTCGGCGACTACGTCGACGAGCACGGGCTGGAGCCGGGCGACGACATCCCGATCGACGCGCTCAGCGAGCACAATCAGCACCACGTCCGAAACCTGCTGGAGTACGAGGAGGAGACGTTCCCGTTCCTGCTGGATACCTACGTCGGCAACCACCTGCTGAAGACGGTCGCGCTCAACGACACCCTCGAAGCGCACGATGTCGACGCCGTCCTCTCGGGTGTGCGCTGGGACGAACAGGAGGCCCGCGCCGACGAGACGTTCTTCTCGCCGCGCCACGACCCGGACATCTATCCGCCTCACGACCGCGTCCAGCCGATCCTGCAGTTCACCGAAGCCGACGTCTGGGAGACGTTCTGGAACTTCGTCGTCCCGGACACCGTCGAGGCGTTCCCCGAAGACGGCTACGTACCCCAGGGCCAGGACGACTTGCCCGACGGCGTCGGGAAGGAAGACGTCCCCGTCTCGCCGAAGTACTTCGCCGGGTTCCGCTCGCTCGGCAGCGAGGTCAGCACGGACAAGGCCGCCGAAGAGCCCGCCTGGCTGCAGGACATGGCCAACACGACCGAGCGCGCCGGCCGCGCTCAGGACAAAGAGGACCTGATGGAACGGCTGCGCGACCTCGGCTACATGTGA
- a CDS encoding DUF5813 family protein — MTDELPDAVREAFEARDSYDLRDDHALVTTTAFDARVTVEATEADWNSQYVVTVEVPTLSAAVEDVVGPAVEDGWFETLERRLEDAPMATRANLELDAFEVRREDQRVEIAYAFTLGSESQAADIAKTLVEYVEGTYVEGIVPGYDYRPPVSGLLDQAQSGDAAGERGGTPL; from the coding sequence ATGACAGACGAGTTGCCCGACGCGGTGCGCGAGGCGTTCGAGGCCCGCGATAGCTACGACCTGCGGGACGACCACGCGCTCGTGACGACGACGGCGTTCGACGCGAGAGTGACAGTCGAAGCGACCGAGGCCGACTGGAACAGTCAGTACGTCGTGACAGTCGAGGTTCCGACGCTGTCGGCGGCCGTCGAGGACGTCGTCGGCCCGGCCGTCGAGGACGGCTGGTTCGAGACGCTCGAACGCCGACTCGAGGACGCCCCGATGGCAACGCGTGCGAACCTCGAACTGGACGCCTTCGAGGTCCGGCGCGAAGACCAGCGCGTCGAGATCGCCTACGCCTTCACGCTCGGGAGCGAGTCCCAGGCGGCCGATATCGCGAAGACGCTCGTCGAGTACGTCGAGGGGACCTACGTCGAGGGGATCGTTCCCGGGTACGACTACCGACCGCCGGTTTCGGGACTGCTCGATCAGGCGCAGTCCGGGGACGCCGCGGGCGAGCGTGGCGGGACGCCGCTGTAG
- a CDS encoding Lrp/AsnC family transcriptional regulator, whose product MVIAYVMVKAHTGEADRLKSAIEGLDGVVEAHIVAGDVDLIAKVEVDSPAHVKDIAATHIQEIDGVEGTQTYIAMD is encoded by the coding sequence ATGGTTATCGCATACGTTATGGTCAAAGCTCACACTGGCGAGGCGGATCGACTCAAATCTGCGATCGAAGGACTCGACGGCGTTGTCGAGGCGCACATCGTCGCCGGCGACGTCGACCTCATCGCGAAGGTCGAGGTCGACTCGCCGGCACACGTCAAAGACATCGCCGCCACGCACATCCAGGAGATCGACGGCGTCGAGGGAACGCAGACGTACATCGCGATGGACTAG
- a CDS encoding potassium channel family protein encodes MRYVIVGAGRVGLRTARALRESGHEVVLVERSGERAERASADGFTVVEGDGALESTLQQADVESADALGGLTGDLNTNFLACLIADHYGCRTVMRIDEDYREEIYRKYADEVDEVVYPERLGAIATKNALLGGNIRAIADVAHDVQLVELTINAASPVQGYSISELELPANSRLLAFGKEGEPMTVPTDDVSLEDGDRLVVVADFDALGDVRSIVVGETGRAALGGA; translated from the coding sequence ATGCGATACGTTATCGTGGGTGCAGGACGCGTCGGGTTACGGACGGCCCGCGCGCTCCGCGAGAGCGGCCACGAGGTCGTGCTCGTCGAGCGATCGGGCGAGCGGGCCGAACGGGCCAGTGCAGACGGGTTCACCGTCGTCGAGGGCGACGGCGCGCTCGAATCGACGTTACAGCAAGCGGACGTCGAATCGGCCGACGCGCTCGGCGGGTTGACTGGCGATCTCAACACCAACTTCCTCGCGTGCCTGATCGCCGACCACTACGGCTGTCGAACAGTCATGCGGATCGACGAGGATTACCGGGAAGAAATCTACCGCAAATACGCCGACGAGGTCGACGAGGTCGTCTACCCGGAACGTCTCGGAGCGATCGCCACCAAGAACGCGTTGCTCGGCGGGAACATCCGGGCGATCGCCGACGTCGCCCACGACGTCCAGCTCGTCGAGCTGACGATCAACGCGGCGTCGCCGGTCCAGGGCTACAGCATCAGCGAACTCGAACTGCCCGCCAACAGCCGTCTGCTCGCCTTCGGCAAGGAGGGTGAACCGATGACCGTCCCAACGGACGACGTGTCGCTGGAGGACGGCGACCGGCTGGTCGTCGTCGCTGATTTCGACGCTCTCGGGGACGTTCGGAGTATCGTCGTCGGAGAAACCGGCCGCGCGGCGCTCGGAGGTGCCTGA
- a CDS encoding Lrp/AsnC family transcriptional regulator: MVRAFVMIKTAAGKSEELLASIGAVTGVEEAHIVAGQYDIIAETDGEDVYEVMQSVSGEIRGLDGVSDTRTYISLE, from the coding sequence ATGGTCCGGGCGTTCGTTATGATCAAGACGGCAGCGGGGAAGTCAGAGGAGCTACTGGCCTCGATCGGCGCGGTCACGGGCGTCGAGGAAGCGCACATCGTCGCCGGACAGTACGACATCATCGCCGAGACCGACGGCGAGGACGTCTACGAAGTGATGCAGTCGGTTTCCGGCGAGATCCGCGGTCTCGACGGCGTCTCGGACACGCGGACGTACATCTCGCTGGAGTGA
- the mvk gene encoding mevalonate kinase, producing MVTSSAPGKVYLFGEHAVVYGEPAVPCAIERRARITAERRGDDRLRVNATDLTLDGFTVEYDGDATGTPDVDVAEPLLEEGMGYVNEAIEQARDAADAPDAGFDVTIESSIPLGAGLGSSAAVVTAAIDAATRELGVELDAAEIADRAYHVEYEVQDGQASRADTFCSAMGGAVRVESDDCRRIDDVPNLPFVIGYDGGSGDTGALVAGVRDLREEYDFAADTVGAIGDIVRQGEQALEAGDLEELGELMDFNHGLLSALGVSSRTLDAMVWAAREGDALGAKLTGAGGGGCIVALDPDDGTETALRYTQGCESVFRAELDTEGVRVES from the coding sequence ATGGTCACGTCTAGCGCCCCTGGGAAGGTGTATCTCTTCGGGGAACACGCGGTCGTCTACGGCGAGCCGGCCGTCCCCTGCGCGATCGAACGCCGCGCCCGGATCACTGCCGAACGTCGAGGCGACGACAGACTGCGCGTCAACGCGACCGACCTGACGCTCGACGGGTTCACCGTCGAATACGACGGCGACGCGACCGGGACGCCGGACGTCGACGTCGCCGAGCCGTTGCTCGAAGAGGGGATGGGCTACGTCAACGAGGCGATCGAACAGGCCCGCGACGCGGCCGACGCGCCCGACGCCGGATTCGACGTCACGATCGAGAGTTCGATCCCGCTCGGTGCCGGACTCGGCTCCTCCGCCGCAGTCGTGACTGCGGCCATCGACGCCGCGACGCGCGAACTGGGCGTCGAACTCGACGCCGCGGAGATCGCCGACCGTGCCTACCACGTCGAGTACGAGGTACAGGACGGCCAGGCCTCCCGTGCGGACACGTTCTGCTCGGCGATGGGCGGGGCGGTCCGCGTCGAGAGCGACGACTGTCGGCGGATCGACGACGTGCCGAACCTCCCGTTCGTGATCGGCTACGACGGCGGTTCGGGCGACACCGGCGCGCTGGTCGCCGGGGTCAGAGACCTTCGCGAGGAGTACGACTTCGCCGCCGACACCGTCGGGGCGATCGGCGACATCGTTCGACAGGGCGAGCAGGCGCTCGAGGCCGGGGATCTCGAGGAACTGGGCGAACTGATGGACTTCAACCACGGTCTGCTGTCAGCGCTGGGCGTCTCCTCGCGCACGCTCGACGCGATGGTCTGGGCGGCCCGCGAGGGGGACGCGCTCGGCGCGAAACTGACCGGTGCTGGCGGCGGCGGCTGTATCGTCGCGCTCGATCCGGACGACGGAACCGAGACGGCACTCCGCTACACGCAGGGCTGTGAGTCGGTCTTCCGGGCGGAACTGGACACCGAAGGCGTACGGGTGGAATCGTGA
- a CDS encoding isopentenyl phosphate kinase, which translates to MTTVLKLGGSVVTDKDEPETVDRAALTDAADAIAEANGDLVVVHGGGSFGHPSAAAHGVTDAAGTHDAAGIREIHDAMGELNAAVVGALQDRDVPALPVRPLSVAYRDDGGGTAFPSEPVATMLAERFVPVAHGDVVAQRGAGATILSGDEIVTLLAERLDADRVGVCSTVPGVLDGDGEVIDRIDDFEAVASALGESEATDVTGGMAAKIRALLELETPASVFGPAQLRTFLSGGRPGTLVARDSTP; encoded by the coding sequence GTGACGACAGTCCTCAAACTCGGCGGGAGCGTCGTCACCGACAAAGACGAGCCGGAAACCGTCGACCGGGCAGCGCTGACGGACGCGGCGGACGCGATCGCCGAGGCGAACGGCGACCTCGTCGTAGTTCACGGCGGCGGGAGCTTCGGACACCCTTCTGCCGCCGCTCACGGCGTCACCGACGCGGCAGGAACCCACGACGCGGCCGGCATCCGCGAAATCCACGACGCGATGGGCGAACTGAACGCGGCCGTCGTCGGGGCGCTGCAGGATCGGGACGTGCCCGCGCTTCCCGTTCGCCCGCTCTCGGTCGCCTACCGTGACGACGGCGGGGGGACTGCGTTCCCCTCCGAACCGGTCGCGACGATGCTCGCGGAGAGGTTCGTCCCGGTCGCCCACGGCGACGTGGTGGCCCAGCGCGGCGCGGGAGCGACGATCCTCAGCGGCGACGAGATTGTCACGCTGCTGGCCGAGCGACTGGACGCCGACCGCGTCGGGGTCTGTTCGACCGTCCCGGGCGTCCTCGACGGCGACGGCGAGGTGATCGACCGGATCGACGACTTCGAGGCGGTCGCGTCGGCGCTGGGCGAGAGCGAGGCGACCGACGTGACCGGGGGCATGGCCGCGAAGATACGGGCGCTGCTGGAACTGGAGACGCCGGCGTCGGTGTTCGGGCCGGCACAGTTGCGGACGTTCCTCTCGGGCGGTCGCCCCGGGACGCTCGTCGCTCGGGACTCGACACCATAG